One Myxococcales bacterium genomic region harbors:
- a CDS encoding transposase has protein sequence MSNPRRIVPGTTYLVTRRTIRRYFLLNPDKRRLLLAFYWYVTAVLAAEFGIQVHAAQMLSNHLHEVLTDTRGRLPDFLSQRNRLLANAIKVLRGWPGEVFSREGTSVVALYGEDAVLQKIGYTLANVVEAGLVASPEDWPGVTLAATDIGTRTIRVSRPDLYIDPENTRWPAAAEISITVPRSLEASSGHEGARERIVSAVNAAVEKARIVARKAGKFVRSLEWIFAVPHTTRASSFEEMGARNPSFAAGGNVEMAVRAMKERAGFLAAYREALAKMRSAVRDVFFPEGTWRLFRELGVNVISTT, from the coding sequence ATGTCCAACCCTCGCCGTATCGTCCCGGGCACCACCTACCTCGTCACGCGCAGGACCATCCGCCGCTATTTCCTCCTGAACCCGGACAAGAGGCGGCTCCTGCTCGCGTTCTATTGGTACGTCACGGCCGTGCTCGCGGCGGAATTTGGCATACAGGTTCACGCAGCGCAGATGCTCTCGAATCACCTTCACGAGGTGCTCACGGACACGCGAGGAAGGCTCCCCGACTTCCTTTCGCAGCGAAATCGCCTGCTCGCGAACGCCATCAAGGTGCTGCGTGGGTGGCCCGGGGAGGTCTTCTCGCGCGAGGGCACGAGCGTCGTCGCGCTCTATGGTGAGGACGCGGTGCTGCAGAAGATCGGGTATACGCTCGCGAACGTGGTCGAGGCCGGGCTCGTCGCGAGCCCCGAGGATTGGCCGGGTGTCACGCTCGCTGCGACGGACATTGGGACGCGCACCATTCGTGTCTCGCGGCCCGATCTGTACATCGACCCGGAGAACACGCGCTGGCCGGCGGCTGCGGAGATTTCGATCACGGTGCCGCGGTCGCTCGAGGCGAGCTCGGGGCACGAGGGGGCGCGGGAGCGCATCGTGTCCGCGGTCAACGCGGCGGTGGAGAAGGCGCGCATCGTGGCCCGCAAGGCGGGGAAGTTCGTGCGCTCGCTCGAGTGGATCTTCGCGGTGCCTCATACGACGCGTGCGTCGTCGTTCGAGGAGATGGGGGCGCGGAATCCCAGCTTCGCTGCGGGCGGGAACGTCGAGATGGCCGTGCGGGCCATGAAGGAGCGCGCTGGGTTCTTGGCGGCGTACCGGGAGGCGCTTGCGAAGATGAGGAGCGCCGTGCGGGATGTGTTCTTTCCGGAGGGGACCTGGCGCCTCTTTCGCGAGCTGGGCGTCAATGTCATTTCAACCACTTAG
- a CDS encoding Uma2 family endonuclease, with protein MQRASKLETYEALSSLPEQQRGEIVGGVLVTPPSPLPRHARAQRAAGRFIGGPFDDDDGLGGPGGWWILPEVDVRLGVHDIVRPDLAGWRRARLDDPADVRPIEVVPDWVCEILSPSNAAHDRVTKRRLYANYAVPYYWLIDPEARTLEALRYDGAQGGWFEVGTYDDTSVARIEPFEAIELPVGRLFSPKRG; from the coding sequence ATGCAGCGCGCGTCGAAGCTCGAGACCTACGAGGCGCTCTCCTCGCTCCCCGAGCAGCAGCGGGGTGAGATCGTCGGCGGCGTGCTCGTCACGCCCCCTTCGCCTCTCCCGCGGCACGCCCGGGCCCAGCGCGCGGCGGGGCGCTTCATCGGTGGCCCGTTCGACGACGACGACGGCCTCGGTGGGCCCGGAGGGTGGTGGATACTCCCCGAGGTCGACGTTCGTTTGGGTGTGCACGACATCGTGCGACCGGACTTGGCCGGATGGAGGCGTGCTCGGCTCGACGATCCGGCCGACGTTCGCCCGATCGAGGTCGTCCCCGACTGGGTCTGCGAGATCCTCTCCCCGAGCAACGCCGCGCACGACCGCGTCACGAAGCGCCGGCTCTATGCCAACTACGCAGTGCCCTACTACTGGCTCATCGATCCCGAGGCGCGCACCTTGGAGGCGCTCCGCTACGACGGCGCCCAAGGCGGTTGGTTCGAGGTCGGCACCTACGACGACACCTCGGTCGCGCGAATCGAGCCGTTCGAGGCCATCGAGCTCCCGGTCGGGAGGTTGTTCTCGCCGAAGAGGGGGTAG